One Synechococcus sp. PROS-9-1 DNA window includes the following coding sequences:
- a CDS encoding Fur family transcriptional regulator, which translates to MASLPVPVEGPLERGLHQGGRRLTPQRRLILDLFEQIGGGTHLSAEDVHRLLVDSKARVSLATIYRTLRLLVEMGFLQELELSDGGRRFELSSGDHGDHHHLICVRCGRTEEFESTPVLEAGREAAKRFNFELIESSLTVRAVCPNCL; encoded by the coding sequence ATGGCCTCGTTGCCAGTTCCGGTTGAAGGGCCTCTTGAGCGTGGGTTGCATCAGGGTGGCAGGCGTTTAACGCCACAGCGGCGCCTGATTCTCGATCTTTTCGAACAAATTGGCGGAGGCACTCACCTCAGCGCTGAGGATGTCCACCGCTTGTTGGTGGATTCCAAGGCGCGAGTCTCCTTGGCGACGATCTATCGGACCTTGAGACTCTTGGTTGAAATGGGGTTTCTTCAAGAGCTTGAACTCAGTGATGGGGGTCGTCGTTTTGAGCTTTCAAGCGGTGATCATGGCGATCATCATCATTTGATTTGCGTTCGCTGCGGTCGCACCGAAGAATTTGAGAGCACCCCGGTTCTTGAGGCTGGCCGCGAGGCAGCCAAGCGTTTCAACTTTGAACTGATCGAATCGAGTTTGACCGTTCGAGCTGTTTGTCCTAACTGCCTTTGA
- a CDS encoding glutathione S-transferase N-terminal domain-containing protein codes for MCGGRSGSQTQSAEESLIDLPTLNQSRHIRRGRRNRCHRKPLSITVIVLATKFPYELVELSLANGQHLKDDFLSINPFGKLPAIRDDFILDKNGQPLILFESGSILLHLAEHHGGEVMGLS; via the coding sequence ATCTGTGGGGGACGCTCAGGCTCACAAACACAATCGGCTGAGGAATCGCTAATCGATCTACCAACGCTGAACCAATCCAGACACATCAGACGAGGGCGAAGGAACCGTTGCCACAGAAAGCCGCTTTCGATCACGGTCATAGTCCTAGCGACAAAATTTCCCTACGAACTTGTAGAACTCTCTTTAGCTAACGGACAGCATCTAAAAGATGACTTTCTCTCTATTAATCCTTTCGGTAAGCTTCCAGCAATAAGGGATGATTTCATTCTCGATAAGAACGGCCAACCGCTCATTTTATTTGAATCAGGCTCTATTCTGTTGCACTTAGCAGAGCATCATGGAGGTGAAGTCATGGGACTCTCCTAA
- a CDS encoding DUF6761 family protein has protein sequence MTSLQHPEAIRHFQSLCDACQELTTRYHSPSELRLYADGYLHALRRSRALETREMARLESLVERWIMDPSSFIGPDGDVSTLYSHPHRDW, from the coding sequence ATGACATCCCTTCAGCATCCTGAAGCCATTCGACACTTCCAGTCGCTGTGCGATGCCTGTCAGGAGCTGACCACCAGATATCACAGCCCGTCTGAGCTGAGGTTGTATGCCGATGGATATTTGCATGCGCTGAGACGCAGTCGTGCACTGGAAACACGCGAAATGGCTCGCCTCGAGTCGCTTGTTGAACGATGGATCATGGACCCATCAAGCTTTATTGGCCCCGATGGGGACGTCAGCACGCTGTACAGCCATCCCCATCGTGATTGGTAA
- a CDS encoding gamma carbonic anhydrase family protein codes for MTKLGMNNPWPQPCIASDAWIAPGAVLMADVTVSSGASIWPTAVARGDMAPIYIGARSNVQEGAVLHGDPTFPVHIAENVTIGHRAVVHGALLEAGCLIGIGAVVLNGVKVGRGALVAAGSVVTKDVPAQTLVAGVPAKVKRELSEEEIEDQWQHADHYAELAAKWSQLMQNQTDCPLLIPASPNCP; via the coding sequence ATGACCAAGTTAGGAATGAACAACCCTTGGCCCCAACCCTGCATCGCTTCCGATGCCTGGATTGCACCTGGAGCCGTTTTGATGGCTGATGTGACTGTGAGTTCAGGGGCCAGCATTTGGCCAACGGCCGTCGCGCGTGGCGATATGGCACCCATTTATATCGGTGCTCGTAGCAATGTTCAGGAGGGAGCTGTTTTGCACGGCGATCCAACGTTTCCCGTTCACATTGCTGAAAACGTGACGATTGGACATCGAGCGGTTGTTCATGGGGCCTTGCTTGAGGCTGGTTGCCTGATTGGCATCGGTGCCGTTGTGCTCAATGGCGTCAAAGTTGGGAGGGGAGCGCTCGTTGCTGCAGGCTCTGTGGTCACGAAGGATGTCCCAGCCCAAACGCTTGTGGCGGGTGTGCCCGCCAAGGTGAAACGTGAGCTGAGTGAGGAAGAGATCGAGGATCAGTGGCAGCACGCAGACCACTACGCCGAGCTAGCTGCTAAGTGGTCTCAATTGATGCAAAACCAAACGGACTGCCCACTGTTGATCCCGGCTTCTCCCAACTGTCCTTAA
- the grxD gene encoding Grx4 family monothiol glutaredoxin codes for MDSQTKERIQTLIQSSPIFVFMKGTKLMPQCGFSNNVVQILNALGMSFETFDVLSDMEIRQGIKDYSEWPTIPQVYLKGEFMGGSDILIEMYNNGELKEKLEVELAS; via the coding sequence ATGGATTCCCAAACGAAAGAGCGCATTCAAACGCTGATCCAGTCCAGTCCTATTTTTGTGTTCATGAAGGGCACGAAATTAATGCCTCAATGCGGCTTTTCAAACAATGTCGTCCAAATCCTCAATGCCCTCGGCATGAGTTTTGAGACCTTTGATGTGTTGTCTGACATGGAAATCCGGCAGGGCATCAAGGATTACTCAGAATGGCCAACCATTCCCCAGGTTTACCTCAAAGGGGAATTTATGGGTGGATCCGACATCTTGATCGAGATGTATAACAACGGAGAATTAAAGGAGAAATTAGAGGTTGAGCTCGCCAGCTAA
- a CDS encoding response regulator transcription factor, which yields MVSTSQFVPSAGQPREPFRVLVVEPHPTLRTVLVQRLRQDGHLTAAVSSPAEAQELCQDQSPDLLVCAELLEQSSALRLAQQLRSPVIVLTARSGAEPVVGLLDDGADDVLRKPFGLEELAARCRTLLKRGHSGLQERVSVGPLEVHLLLRQVTLREKPVELSPREFALLCALLMPPGMVRSRQELLRMAWPPFSGGPRSVDTQVLTLRRKLEQAGLGDGGGITTVRQQGYRFSLENIRD from the coding sequence TTGGTCTCCACATCACAATTTGTACCGTCTGCAGGTCAGCCTCGAGAACCGTTCCGGGTCCTGGTGGTTGAGCCCCATCCCACGCTGAGAACTGTTCTGGTTCAGCGTCTGCGTCAAGACGGTCATCTGACTGCAGCGGTCTCCTCCCCTGCTGAAGCTCAGGAGCTTTGTCAGGACCAATCTCCAGATTTATTGGTTTGTGCTGAGCTCCTCGAGCAAAGTTCAGCTTTGCGCTTGGCACAGCAATTGCGTTCGCCGGTCATCGTCTTAACCGCTCGTAGTGGTGCTGAGCCGGTCGTAGGACTGCTTGATGACGGTGCTGACGATGTACTCCGCAAGCCCTTTGGGCTTGAGGAGCTAGCTGCTCGTTGCCGCACATTGCTTAAACGAGGCCACAGCGGCCTCCAGGAGCGCGTCAGCGTGGGACCTTTAGAGGTTCATCTCCTTCTTCGACAGGTCACCCTGCGCGAGAAGCCTGTTGAGCTCAGCCCACGGGAATTCGCCTTGCTCTGCGCTCTGTTGATGCCTCCAGGAATGGTGCGGAGTCGTCAGGAATTGCTGCGCATGGCGTGGCCCCCCTTCAGTGGAGGTCCCCGATCCGTTGATACCCAGGTGCTCACACTGCGACGCAAACTTGAGCAAGCAGGGTTGGGAGATGGAGGCGGTATCACGACCGTTCGCCAGCAGGGCTACCGATTCAGCCTTGAAAACATCAGGGACTAA
- a CDS encoding nucleoside 2-deoxyribosyltransferase — protein sequence MISKTIYLASPYGFSAQCKRLLLPEFVAALSHLGLTVWEPFERNGNVDTTKPGWAYRVAQQCMQDVRHADGVFAIVNGTPPDEGVMVEVGAAYALNKPVFLFRDDFRRCTDSDQYPLNLMLFAGLPESNWEEMVYNSIDSIRDQGSAIGQWAQS from the coding sequence ATGATATCGAAAACGATTTATCTTGCTTCTCCGTATGGGTTCTCCGCCCAGTGCAAACGTCTTTTGCTTCCTGAGTTTGTTGCTGCCCTGTCCCATCTAGGACTTACGGTCTGGGAACCATTTGAGCGCAATGGGAATGTCGATACCACCAAGCCTGGATGGGCGTATCGGGTGGCCCAGCAATGCATGCAGGATGTCCGTCACGCTGACGGAGTTTTTGCCATCGTGAATGGAACTCCTCCAGATGAAGGGGTGATGGTGGAGGTTGGAGCTGCTTATGCACTAAATAAGCCTGTTTTCCTGTTCCGTGACGACTTTCGCCGTTGTACGGACTCTGATCAATACCCTCTCAACTTGATGCTGTTCGCTGGGTTGCCTGAGTCAAACTGGGAGGAGATGGTGTACAACTCAATCGATTCGATTAGAGATCAAGGCAGTGCCATAGGGCAATGGGCTCAATCATGA
- a CDS encoding pyridoxine 5'-phosphate synthase has protein sequence MASLGVNIDHIANVRQARRTVEPDPVPMALMAELGGADGITIHLREDRRHIQDRDLTLLRQTVRTRLNLEMAATTEMVDIALREQPDMVTLVPERREEVTTEGGLDVRSQCTSLSSVIDTLQSNDIPVSLFVDPDRNQLEACQQSGARWVELHTGRYAQASWREQPMTLARLIEATEQARSMGLRVNAGHGLTYQNVEPIAAIPGMEELNIGHTIVARALSVGLQEAVREMKRLVQNPRRDPLFGSSSS, from the coding sequence GTGGCCAGTCTCGGGGTCAACATTGATCACATTGCCAATGTTCGGCAAGCCAGGCGCACGGTCGAACCTGATCCTGTGCCAATGGCTTTGATGGCTGAGTTGGGTGGAGCTGATGGGATCACGATTCACCTCAGGGAAGATCGCCGTCACATCCAAGATCGCGATCTAACGCTTTTACGGCAAACGGTGCGGACTCGTTTGAATTTAGAAATGGCAGCAACCACGGAGATGGTGGACATTGCGCTGCGAGAGCAACCAGACATGGTCACCTTGGTGCCAGAACGAAGAGAGGAAGTCACAACGGAGGGAGGCTTAGACGTCCGTAGTCAGTGCACAAGCTTGTCTTCCGTGATCGATACCCTTCAGAGCAACGACATTCCTGTGAGTTTGTTCGTGGATCCAGATCGAAACCAGCTGGAAGCCTGTCAGCAAAGCGGAGCCCGTTGGGTTGAACTCCATACCGGACGCTATGCGCAGGCCAGCTGGAGGGAACAACCGATGACCTTGGCACGTCTCATCGAGGCCACGGAACAAGCGCGGTCGATGGGATTGCGGGTCAATGCAGGCCACGGCTTGACCTACCAAAATGTGGAGCCCATTGCTGCAATTCCAGGAATGGAAGAGCTCAACATCGGGCATACGATTGTGGCCCGCGCTCTCTCTGTGGGCTTACAAGAAGCGGTGAGAGAGATGAAGCGCCTGGTTCAGAATCCCAGACGTGACCCCTTGTTCGGAAGCAGTAGCTCATGA
- a CDS encoding response regulator transcription factor — translation MKCVAIVDDDPRLRELIRVELIDEGVEPVICSDGEALLELLDQRQIDLILLDLMMPKMDGMTCLQRLRERCNVVPVLVVTAFNEDNKRSQAKALGANDFILKPDLFELLPELLERYL, via the coding sequence ATGAAATGCGTCGCCATTGTTGACGATGATCCACGGTTACGTGAGTTAATTCGAGTTGAATTGATTGACGAGGGTGTTGAGCCTGTTATTTGCTCGGATGGAGAAGCTTTACTTGAGCTCTTAGATCAACGCCAAATTGATTTAATTTTACTCGATTTAATGATGCCCAAGATGGACGGCATGACCTGTCTACAACGACTGCGTGAGCGTTGCAATGTTGTGCCTGTTTTGGTCGTTACTGCTTTTAATGAAGACAACAAACGCAGCCAAGCCAAGGCACTCGGAGCTAATGACTTCATACTGAAACCAGACCTATTTGAGCTTCTACCCGAATTACTCGAACGTTATCTCTGA
- a CDS encoding DUF3598 family protein has translation MNDLRSTLLLHNTGHWQGCFIRLDHAAKEQERFSTSLEVKETEGVIQTSLTYTESGRQQSMNFRSLPTTMQVTQTGDWSTGPDFITPWSWVAELCVVNQQQRRRMIVRHGVSGLDQVIYVVEAKQGLGPASPLQPLHCQSTSFGSLLIWQPEPGVELFIDPRDRQQGDITGCGIRWRDHNGITHQILRQYNAAGALTPLALSWIDQPD, from the coding sequence ATGAATGACCTTCGAAGCACCTTGCTCTTGCATAACACTGGCCATTGGCAGGGATGTTTTATCAGGCTGGATCACGCTGCTAAAGAACAGGAACGCTTTTCTACGTCCCTTGAAGTGAAGGAAACAGAGGGCGTCATTCAGACAAGTTTGACCTACACAGAGAGTGGCCGTCAGCAGTCGATGAATTTCAGGTCATTACCTACAACCATGCAAGTCACACAGACAGGCGACTGGTCAACAGGTCCAGATTTCATTACACCATGGAGCTGGGTTGCAGAGCTCTGCGTCGTTAATCAACAACAACGACGACGCATGATCGTTCGCCATGGCGTAAGCGGACTGGATCAAGTCATTTATGTCGTAGAAGCAAAACAAGGCCTCGGGCCAGCAAGCCCATTACAACCACTGCACTGCCAATCAACATCCTTTGGATCGCTTCTCATTTGGCAACCAGAACCAGGCGTTGAGCTATTCATTGATCCGAGAGATCGCCAACAGGGAGACATCACAGGCTGTGGCATTCGCTGGCGCGATCACAATGGGATCACACATCAAATTCTGCGTCAGTACAACGCAGCAGGTGCCCTTACCCCATTAGCACTCAGTTGGATTGATCAACCAGATTGA
- a CDS encoding 1-acyl-sn-glycerol-3-phosphate acyltransferase has protein sequence MNPFWSSLAMLFTQDLALPWYFRERHVLGAHHLPKEGPVLLAPTHRARWDALILPMATGRRITGRDCRFMVTRSEMKGVQGWFLYRLGCFPVDQGRPTLTSLRYAIDLLAAGQQVVVFPEGRINRTDEPIRLRQGLVRLAQLSNSNGIPVSVVPVGIAYSEASPSASGSAAICFEAPLLADGTGRQAAAHLTQQLSDRMHTAEQAARQAVGRPLRTH, from the coding sequence ATGAACCCCTTCTGGTCTTCGCTTGCGATGTTGTTCACGCAAGACTTGGCATTGCCTTGGTATTTCCGAGAGCGTCATGTGCTCGGGGCCCATCATCTCCCCAAGGAAGGGCCTGTGCTTTTGGCCCCGACCCATCGAGCCCGCTGGGATGCCCTGATCTTGCCTATGGCAACGGGTCGACGCATCACCGGCCGTGATTGCCGCTTCATGGTGACGAGGAGCGAAATGAAAGGTGTTCAGGGCTGGTTTCTCTATCGACTCGGCTGCTTTCCCGTGGACCAGGGACGTCCAACCCTCACGTCGCTTCGCTATGCCATCGATCTATTAGCGGCTGGTCAGCAAGTTGTGGTGTTTCCCGAGGGGCGCATCAACCGCACCGACGAACCGATTCGATTGAGACAAGGACTCGTTCGACTTGCCCAACTGTCCAACTCCAATGGAATTCCTGTCAGCGTTGTTCCCGTAGGGATCGCCTACAGCGAGGCCAGTCCCTCAGCCTCTGGTAGTGCTGCAATCTGCTTCGAGGCTCCCCTCCTAGCCGATGGAACGGGTAGGCAAGCTGCAGCTCATTTGACTCAGCAATTATCAGATCGGATGCATACGGCTGAACAAGCGGCCCGACAGGCGGTGGGCCGACCACTAAGAACCCACTAA
- the crtH gene encoding carotenoid isomerase, with protein sequence MPDWDVIVIGSGIGGLVTASQLAAKGAKTLVLERYLIPGGSGGSFRRDGYTFDVGASMIFGFGEKGHTNLLTRALADVGQHCATVPDAVQLEYHLPDGLSMAVDRDYDDFITRMSARFPHEAKGICAFYETCWQVFRCLDAMPLLSLEDPAYLAKVFFKAPLACLGLARWLPFNVGDVAKKHIKDEDLLRLIDMECFCWSVMPADRTPMINAGMVFSDRHAGGINYPKGGVGVIAEKLVAGLEANGGEIRYKHRVTNVLIEQGQAVGVRLADGEELRAKRIVSNATRWDTFAGEGSAQSTLVGPEHTPAAETTWRKRYQPSSSFLSLHLGVDASVVPDGFHCHHLLLENWAEMEAEQGVVFVSMPSLLDPSLAPAGRHILHTFTQSDMRYWKGLSPSAYAEKKQQDADRLIDRLEALLPGLKSAIKFKEIGTPRTHRRFLGRMGGSYGPVPANRLPGLLPMPFNRTGLKNLYCVGDSCFPGQGLNAVAFSGYACSHRIGADLGLNPWSLPA encoded by the coding sequence ATGCCTGACTGGGATGTAATCGTCATCGGATCTGGGATCGGTGGCCTGGTCACAGCATCACAACTGGCTGCGAAGGGAGCGAAGACCTTGGTCCTCGAGCGGTATCTGATTCCAGGGGGGTCTGGTGGGAGCTTTCGCAGAGATGGATACACCTTCGATGTAGGTGCTTCGATGATTTTTGGTTTTGGAGAGAAGGGGCACACCAACTTGCTCACCAGAGCGCTGGCTGACGTCGGTCAGCACTGCGCGACGGTTCCTGACGCTGTGCAGCTTGAATATCACCTTCCAGACGGCCTCTCGATGGCCGTGGACAGGGACTACGACGACTTCATTACTCGAATGAGTGCCCGCTTCCCCCATGAAGCCAAGGGGATTTGCGCTTTTTACGAGACCTGCTGGCAGGTGTTTCGTTGTTTAGATGCGATGCCATTGCTCTCTTTGGAAGATCCGGCCTATCTCGCAAAAGTATTTTTTAAGGCTCCACTTGCTTGCCTTGGTCTGGCTCGGTGGCTTCCTTTCAATGTTGGTGATGTGGCCAAAAAGCACATCAAGGATGAGGATCTTTTGCGTTTGATCGATATGGAATGTTTCTGCTGGTCAGTGATGCCAGCAGATCGCACACCCATGATCAATGCCGGCATGGTGTTCTCCGATCGGCATGCCGGTGGCATCAACTATCCCAAAGGTGGCGTGGGAGTGATCGCTGAAAAACTCGTGGCTGGCCTGGAAGCCAATGGTGGCGAAATTCGCTACAAGCATCGCGTGACCAACGTGTTGATTGAACAGGGTCAGGCTGTTGGCGTTCGGCTTGCTGATGGTGAGGAGCTACGAGCCAAGCGGATCGTGAGCAACGCCACTCGCTGGGACACCTTCGCCGGGGAAGGTTCAGCACAGTCAACTCTGGTTGGCCCTGAGCACACGCCAGCCGCTGAAACCACTTGGCGCAAGCGCTACCAGCCCTCGTCATCATTCCTGTCCCTCCATCTCGGCGTTGATGCCTCGGTGGTTCCGGATGGTTTTCACTGCCATCACCTCTTGCTTGAGAACTGGGCTGAGATGGAAGCAGAGCAAGGTGTGGTGTTTGTGTCGATGCCATCTCTTCTGGATCCTTCTTTGGCTCCAGCTGGACGGCACATTTTGCATACCTTTACGCAGAGCGATATGCGCTATTGGAAAGGTCTCTCTCCATCCGCTTATGCAGAGAAGAAACAGCAGGATGCCGATCGCTTGATCGATCGTCTGGAAGCACTCCTTCCCGGCTTGAAGAGCGCCATTAAGTTCAAGGAAATTGGGACGCCACGCACGCATCGGCGCTTCCTTGGCCGCATGGGAGGTAGCTACGGACCAGTTCCTGCGAACCGACTCCCTGGCTTGTTGCCGATGCCGTTTAACCGCACCGGCCTGAAAAATCTGTATTGCGTAGGTGATTCCTGTTTCCCCGGCCAAGGGCTCAATGCCGTGGCCTTTAGTGGTTATGCCTGCAGCCACAGGATCGGGGCGGATCTTGGCCTAAACCCTTGGTCTCTTCCAGCTTGA
- a CDS encoding BolA family protein, whose translation MVQSDAVSSAIRRALPDAQVSVEDLTGGGDHLQVTVVSAKFEGLTRIKQHQLVYGALREDLASEAIHALALTTSTPG comes from the coding sequence ATGGTTCAGTCAGATGCGGTGAGTTCGGCGATTCGCCGAGCTCTTCCAGATGCTCAGGTGTCAGTGGAAGACCTCACAGGAGGTGGAGATCATCTTCAGGTGACGGTGGTATCTGCAAAATTCGAGGGTCTCACCCGAATCAAACAGCACCAATTGGTCTATGGCGCTTTGCGTGAAGATCTTGCGAGTGAGGCAATTCATGCTTTAGCACTCACCACTTCCACGCCTGGCTAA
- a CDS encoding phosphoribosyltransferase — MHQLTWSQFDWAVEAITARYASHSFTGVYGVPRGGVCLAVALSHSLDLLWLTEPKQGCLVVDDVYETGQTLGSIREQVDATFVVWMSKLPPEWWIAATTISPDEWLVFPWENVDLAVEDEARYRASRSMTL; from the coding sequence ATGCATCAACTCACTTGGAGCCAATTTGATTGGGCGGTTGAGGCAATCACTGCTCGCTATGCCTCTCATTCATTCACAGGTGTTTATGGAGTTCCCCGTGGTGGTGTTTGCTTAGCAGTGGCCTTGAGTCACTCGCTCGACCTTCTTTGGCTCACAGAGCCAAAGCAAGGCTGTCTCGTTGTGGATGATGTGTATGAAACGGGCCAGACTTTGGGCTCGATCCGTGAACAGGTTGATGCCACTTTTGTAGTTTGGATGAGCAAGCTGCCTCCGGAATGGTGGATTGCTGCAACAACGATCTCACCCGATGAATGGTTGGTCTTCCCTTGGGAAAATGTAGACCTTGCAGTAGAGGATGAAGCTCGCTATCGGGCCTCTAGATCCATGACTCTCTGA
- the trmFO gene encoding FADH(2)-oxidizing methylenetetrahydrofolate--tRNA-(uracil(54)-C(5))-methyltransferase TrmFO, with product MSEQSSVVVIGAGLAGTEAAWQIARAGIPVTLWEMRPFKRSPAHHSSEFAELVCSNSFGALSSDRAAGLLQEELRRLGSLVIQTADHHSVPAGGALAVDRGRYSAALTSVLDDHPLVTIRREEQLALPDPDQITVLATGPLTSEALADDLRAFTGRDDCHFFDAASPIVEGESIDMTKAFRASRYDKGDADYINCPMDRDQFLAFRAALLEAEQAELKDFDKTSATFFEGCLPIEELARRGEDTMRYGPLKPIGLWDPRWGDVTDRDVRRAKRAYAVVQLRQEDKDGRLWNLVGFQTNLKWGEQKRVLRLIPGLEQADFVRFGVMHRNTFLEAPELLEPTLQFRRRLHLLAAGQITGTEGYAAAVAGGWLAGTNAARLVQGQDPIQLPHTTMIGALTHFISEAPSGKFQPMPPNFGLMPELQERIRDKRARYGAYRDRALADLQRTIEESHIAHVACTA from the coding sequence TTGAGCGAACAGTCTTCGGTTGTTGTGATTGGTGCTGGCCTTGCCGGTACTGAAGCTGCTTGGCAGATTGCAAGAGCAGGCATTCCGGTCACGCTCTGGGAAATGCGCCCTTTCAAGCGATCTCCTGCTCATCACAGCTCTGAGTTCGCCGAACTGGTTTGCAGCAACAGCTTCGGAGCTCTTAGCAGTGACCGTGCAGCGGGTTTGTTGCAGGAAGAATTAAGGCGTCTTGGATCCCTTGTCATCCAAACGGCGGATCATCATTCCGTCCCCGCCGGCGGTGCTCTCGCTGTGGATCGCGGCCGTTACAGCGCTGCTCTCACGTCTGTCCTAGACGACCATCCCTTGGTGACGATCCGTCGAGAAGAGCAGCTAGCGCTTCCTGATCCTGATCAGATCACCGTGCTGGCCACAGGTCCTCTCACGAGTGAAGCGTTGGCCGATGATTTACGCGCTTTCACCGGCCGAGACGATTGCCATTTTTTCGACGCGGCGAGTCCGATCGTTGAGGGTGAAAGTATCGATATGACCAAGGCCTTTCGGGCCAGCCGCTACGACAAGGGCGATGCCGATTACATCAATTGCCCGATGGATCGAGATCAGTTTCTGGCCTTTCGAGCGGCTCTCTTGGAGGCCGAACAAGCCGAACTCAAGGATTTTGACAAGACTAGCGCCACTTTTTTCGAGGGCTGCTTGCCGATTGAAGAGTTGGCCCGTCGTGGCGAGGACACGATGCGTTACGGCCCTCTTAAGCCCATCGGTTTATGGGATCCGCGCTGGGGAGACGTGACTGACCGTGATGTGCGCCGCGCAAAACGGGCCTATGCCGTTGTGCAATTGAGGCAGGAAGACAAGGACGGACGACTCTGGAATCTCGTGGGTTTCCAGACCAATCTCAAGTGGGGGGAGCAGAAACGGGTGTTGCGTTTGATCCCAGGCTTAGAGCAGGCCGATTTCGTTCGTTTTGGGGTGATGCATCGCAACACCTTTTTGGAGGCACCAGAACTGTTGGAGCCGACCCTCCAGTTCCGCCGCCGTCTTCATCTGCTCGCCGCCGGCCAAATCACAGGCACGGAGGGATATGCAGCTGCTGTTGCAGGAGGCTGGTTGGCTGGCACGAATGCAGCGCGGTTGGTTCAGGGTCAAGACCCGATTCAGTTGCCGCACACCACGATGATCGGAGCACTCACCCATTTCATCAGTGAGGCACCGTCGGGCAAATTCCAACCGATGCCCCCAAATTTCGGCTTAATGCCTGAACTGCAGGAGCGCATTAGAGATAAGCGTGCTCGTTATGGCGCTTATCGCGACAGAGCTTTGGCCGATCTTCAGCGAACCATCGAAGAGAGCCATATCGCCCATGTGGCTTGCACCGCTTGA
- a CDS encoding MgPME-cyclase complex family protein codes for MTTHHFVAASARFLTEEEPLEEVLKERRRHYGEQGKEIDFWLVLNPSFLNAPEMSEIKAKVPQPSAAVVSTDSTFITFMKLRLEYVLEGQFDAPTDSIPNPLAEAD; via the coding sequence ATGACCACACATCATTTTGTTGCAGCCAGTGCTCGCTTCTTGACAGAAGAAGAACCGTTGGAAGAAGTGCTCAAGGAAAGACGCAGGCATTACGGCGAACAAGGCAAGGAGATTGATTTCTGGCTTGTTCTCAATCCAAGTTTTCTGAATGCACCTGAAATGTCTGAGATCAAAGCGAAGGTGCCACAACCTTCGGCAGCAGTGGTTTCCACAGACTCCACCTTCATTACATTTATGAAGTTGCGTCTCGAATATGTCCTTGAGGGGCAATTCGATGCTCCTACTGATTCCATCCCAAACCCTCTAGCGGAAGCAGACTGA
- a CDS encoding photosystem II protein Y yields the protein MDLRLVLVASPILLALAWAGFNIGRAAVGQLQLMIRRSRA from the coding sequence ATGGACCTTCGGCTCGTGCTCGTGGCTTCTCCGATCCTTCTGGCACTTGCCTGGGCTGGGTTCAACATCGGTCGTGCTGCTGTTGGTCAGCTCCAGCTGATGATCAGACGAAGCCGGGCTTGA
- a CDS encoding cell division protein SepF, translating into MDLSGVSGFHEIIVLTPRGFEEGLDAVMAVREQRTVLLNLSEMEAKLAQRTADFVSGGVYALNGQERRVGERVLLFAPGSVDIDQLS; encoded by the coding sequence ATGGACCTTTCTGGCGTTTCAGGCTTTCACGAAATAATCGTTCTCACACCCCGCGGATTCGAGGAGGGGTTGGACGCTGTCATGGCCGTACGGGAACAACGCACAGTTCTGCTCAACCTTTCAGAGATGGAGGCGAAACTTGCTCAGCGCACCGCTGACTTCGTTTCAGGTGGTGTCTACGCCTTAAATGGTCAAGAGCGTCGCGTGGGAGAGCGGGTGTTGTTATTCGCGCCGGGCTCTGTTGATATTGATCAGCTCAGTTGA